In a genomic window of Acropora muricata isolate sample 2 chromosome 2, ASM3666990v1, whole genome shotgun sequence:
- the LOC136908646 gene encoding piggyBac transposable element-derived protein 4-like, whose translation MAAWAQSPEANCASRNDENDVEIQFIDEDELPLACISVLEHPESEEEIGSDDLAEVSGDESEESESEEDEDVEEGEQWAWSEEINRRNDVDFNEFVGLSADVNLRSLTSSKGFFDLFFTDQVWELLVTQTNLYANQKRGAAEKSVWYPVSVAEMKGWVAVYLCMGIINKPNILSYWSTDPILSTPFFGATMSRTRFLQILRYLHFVDNSQAPEPHSPNINKLYKIQPLLDLIIPRFRAVYKPERQLAVDETLIKFKGKIHFRQFIPIKPGRFGIKAFTLAESTSGYVLGSKVYTGKEANVVQKDLGKRAVMLLMEPFLDKGYYVFMDNYYTSVGLFEELEGRKTLACGTVRSNRLGLPKEICDLKAKDVKSLKRGESLYRQKDTLTCVTWRDRKPVSVLGTVPTCEDDSGVVERSTKVNGHWVKQNFARPGLITLYNTYMGGVDVSDQRVSSYGRLMRGSVWYYKIFFYLIEVCISNAHILERKSPTHTTRTALDFRKSLISELIEGNSFRRDTQMQPPPAPEIRFNQEHFHHLVRSDKRSTCKVHIQRVDTFYSCAVCGIHMCLEPCFVRYHTLRDYHFNDEDREGPRRLKEGRGRPRDRGRGRVLQNRT comes from the coding sequence atggcggcgtGGGCACAATCTCCTGAAGCTAACTGTGCCTCTAGAAACGATGAAAATGATGTCGAAATTCAATTTATCGACGAAGACGAATTACCTTTGGCTTGCATCAGTGTTTTGGAGCATCCCGAGTCCGAAGAAGAGATTGGTTCAGATGATTTGGCTGAAGTTAGTGGAGATGAGTCAGAAGAATCGGAaagtgaagaagatgaagaCGTTGAAGAAGGAGAACAGTGGGCATGGAGTGAGGAAATAAACAGAAGGAACGATGTTGACTTCAATGAATTCGTAGGTTTGTCAGCAGATGTGAACCTTAGATCTTTGACATCAAGCAAAGGTTTCTTTGATCTGTTTTTCACCGACCAGGTATGGGAGTTGTTAGTTACACAGACTAATCTGTATGCAAATCAGAAACGAGGAGCTGCAGAAAAGTCTGTGTGGTATCCAGTGTCAGTTGCAGAAATGAAAGGTTGGGTTGCTGTTTATTTGTGTATGGGAATTATAAATAAGCCAAATATCCTTTCCTACTGGAGTACTGACCCCATCCTGTCCACCCCATTCTTTGGTGCCACTATGTCAAGAACAAGATTTCTTCAGATTCTGCGTTACCTTCACTTTGTTGATAATTCCCAAGCTCCTGAGCCTCATTCACcaaatattaacaaattataCAAAATCCAGCCTCTGCTGGATTTAATTATACCAAGGTTCAGGGCTGTTTACAAACCTGAGAGGCAACTTGCTGTGGATGAAAccttgatcaaattcaaaggGAAAATTCATTTTAGGCAGTTCATCCCCATAAAACCTGGCAGGTTTGGAATCAAGGCCTTTACACTGGCTGAATCAACCAGTGGCTATGTCCTAGGGAGCAAGGTATACACTGGAAAAGAAGCAAATGTAGTCCAGAAAGATCTAGGAAAAAGGGCTGTGATGTTATTGATGGAACCATTCCTTGATAAAGGCTACTATGTGTTTATGGACAATTATTACACATCCGTGGGGTTGTTTGAGGAACTAGAGGGAAGAAAAACACTGGCTTGTGGCACTGTGAGGTCCAACAGGCTAGGCCTACCCAAGGAAATTTGTGATTTGAAGGCAAAAGATGTAAAAAGTCTCAAAAGAGGAGAATCTCTTTACAGACAAAAAGATACTCTTACTTGCGTGACATGGCGTGACAGAAAACCTGTCAGCGTCTTAGGCACTGTACCCACATGTGAAGATGATTCTGGTGTTGTAGAAAGATCAACGAAAGTAAATGGCCACTGGGTAAAACAAAACTTTGCCCGCCCTGGTTTGATTACCCTGTATAATACCTACATGGGAGGTGTTGATGTTTCTGATCAGAGAGTCAGCTCTTATGGAAGGCTAATGAGAGGTTCAGTGTGGTATTATAAGATTTTCTTCTATCTCATAGAAGTGTGTATATCAAATGCACacattttggaaagaaaatctCCAACTCATACCACCAGAACTGCTCTAGACTTCAGAAAGTCATTGATAAGTGAATTGATTGAAGGAAATTCCTTCAGGAGGGACACACAAATGCAGCCTCCACCAGCTCCTGAGATCCGCTTCAACCAAGAACACTTTCACCACCTGGTGAGAAGTGATAAAAGATCTACATGTAAAGTTCACATACAGCGTGTAGATACTTTTTATAGTTGTGCAGTGTGTGGAATACATATGTGCCTGGAGCCCTGTTTTGTGAGATATCACACATTGAGAGACTACCATTTTAATGATGAAGATCGCGAAGGCCCTAGACGCCTGAAAGAAGGAAGGGGGAGGCCACGGGACAGGGGAAGAGGAAGAGTTCTTCAAAATAGGACATGA